One part of the Sorangiineae bacterium MSr11954 genome encodes these proteins:
- a CDS encoding YciI family protein, whose amino-acid sequence MADFIYLYRGGNPPSEPDEVQKQTHKWLAWMKELGANGHVRAGNPLERHGKVVRGKSKTVTDGPFAEAKDLVGGYLLVHAKDFDEALELSKGCPILDMDGTVEVRAIHLVNVPAVDGDA is encoded by the coding sequence ATGGCCGACTTCATTTATCTCTACCGCGGCGGCAATCCACCCTCCGAGCCCGACGAGGTGCAAAAGCAAACACACAAATGGCTCGCCTGGATGAAGGAGCTCGGCGCCAACGGCCATGTTCGAGCCGGCAATCCCCTCGAACGCCATGGTAAGGTCGTGCGCGGCAAATCGAAGACGGTCACCGATGGGCCATTTGCCGAGGCCAAGGACTTGGTCGGTGGGTATCTGCTGGTCCACGCAAAGGATTTCGACGAGGCCTTGGAGCTGTCGAAGGGATGCCCCATTTTGGACATGGACGGCACGGTGGAGGTGCGCGCCATCCACCTCGTGAACGTGCCGGCCGTCGACGGCGACGCGTGA
- a CDS encoding LysR substrate-binding domain-containing protein yields the protein MHLVALQDLMTIIRHGGFAPASRATGTPKSTLSRRVRALEEELGVRLVERTSRTFRLTAEGTALCERASRAFAELDDAERTLRSLDAHPRGPLRIAVPYVFGHLFMGRLSAEYRSAYPDVDLEVVFADRPVDVVREGFDAAIVINASDTADLICRRFARDRLVFVAPRKLLNQRTKARATSETPWPTIVYEPLPLRAAWPLVEGGRRFVAIPAPVLLLRSKLVMRDAALAGAGAALLPRGLVEADLASGRLVRVGYLENSDTVVSIVHPSRRLVSGRLRAFIELLVRTFAMDA from the coding sequence ATGCATCTGGTCGCGCTGCAGGATTTGATGACCATCATCCGCCACGGAGGATTTGCGCCGGCGAGTCGGGCGACCGGCACGCCGAAGTCGACGCTCTCGAGGCGTGTGCGTGCGCTGGAAGAGGAGCTCGGCGTCCGGCTCGTGGAGCGCACCTCGAGGACCTTTCGGCTCACGGCCGAGGGCACCGCGCTGTGCGAACGCGCGTCGCGTGCTTTCGCCGAGCTGGATGACGCCGAGCGCACGCTTCGCTCCTTGGATGCCCATCCCCGCGGCCCGCTTCGAATCGCGGTGCCTTATGTCTTCGGGCACCTGTTCATGGGACGGCTCTCGGCCGAGTATCGGTCCGCCTATCCCGATGTCGATTTGGAGGTCGTATTCGCCGATCGCCCCGTCGACGTCGTTCGCGAAGGCTTCGACGCCGCCATCGTCATCAACGCATCCGACACCGCGGACCTGATCTGTCGCCGTTTCGCGCGCGATCGGCTGGTGTTCGTCGCACCGAGGAAGCTGCTCAACCAGCGTACGAAGGCGAGGGCGACGTCAGAGACGCCGTGGCCCACCATCGTTTACGAGCCGCTTCCCCTCCGCGCCGCGTGGCCGCTCGTGGAGGGCGGAAGACGGTTCGTCGCGATCCCGGCGCCGGTTCTCCTTCTGCGCTCCAAGCTCGTCATGCGCGACGCGGCCCTCGCAGGCGCGGGCGCCGCCCTTCTTCCCCGTGGGCTGGTCGAAGCCGATCTTGCATCCGGCCGGCTCGTGCGGGTGGGGTATCTCGAAAATAGCGATACGGTGGTGTCGATCGTCCACCCTTCACGCCGCCTCGTGAGCGGACGATTGCGCGCGTTCATCGAGCTCTTGGTACGAACATTCGCGATGGACGCGTAG